From the genome of Pleuronectes platessa chromosome 12, fPlePla1.1, whole genome shotgun sequence:
ACTTGTGAATAGAAACTGCACCAGGTGCTGGTTTTGAGTTACAAATAGTCTATGCAGGAAGTGAACGTCCTTGGAGAAAAGAGTTGAGCAATATAAATTTAATTTAGTCTTGGCTCCTCTAGTGTGTCCCTCCCTTGTTAAAttctggttttatttagttgtgCAAGCAAGGTTATCAGACAGTTGGTGTTGCTTGACTGCTGCAAACCTAATTCAGAACCCTCGATTAGTATTAGACAACACCGGTTTAAATATTCAACTTTGTAGATATAAAAATGTTGACTCACATAAGgatggaaaacacatttttaatgcaCAAGGTCATTAATATCTGTGCTGTAGATGGAAAACAGAAGTGCTCTAAAGTTTCAAGGTGGAGGTACACTTACCGTAAAAAGGCATCTGTATTATCAGTATAAAATAAACATGCAGCTGCCTGAGGGAAACTGAATGATGCacttttgtttgactttttttcagtttatttgtCCCTGGTAGATGTTTCGCTTTGGTCTTGTTTGTCTTAACTAAAAACAATAGGACATATGTAATGATAATCCCTCACAAACCAGATTGTTTTGACTGCTTAAACTGAATAGCAAATGCGTGACTCTCTAGTGAGTTTCTAATGGCCAGGCATTGTGTTTTCTCCCTCATAGTGAATACATGCTATGGCAGGCTCTCGGGTAAATGCCATCAAAGACTACAAAGGAGTAGAAGACTGCATGCAAACcctgatgtaaaaaaatatgatgATTCCAAATATTTTTAAGAATCTGCTTTGCACTCAGTATTGGTCTGTTGGTGACAAAGAGAAATGTACACTTAACTTTGTTACGTGGCATTTTAAACTGAGACAAATGGCGAGGATATCAATTTTGTTATAATCCTCAAAAACATGCTGAGATGAAGAGTTTGTATTGTAGTGCTGTTGCATTATATTATCAGGTTGTGTGGTTGAAACCAACCACTGTAGatcacaacaaatacaaatgattgTATAGATACATGTCCTACATATTTTAATTAATCATGCCACCCAAGAGATGTACAGTTATTTACCTCACTATTCCTTAAAAAAGCATCTATAACTCACATGAAATATTAAGTTGTTCTTGACTTGAAGTGTGCTAAACTCCCCCTTAAGATGTTGGTGTTGAATCCTAAATAGCTGGAACTGTGTCAATGGATCCAGGACGTGCAGCAGTGTTGCTGAAGTGGCGGGTGTGAGTTGTGTCCTTCTTGGGTTGAGACCGGTCCATTTGAACTCTGTGTTCTCTATCGGCTTATTGTTCAGCGCTGGCTGCGTCCCTCTCCACTGATGTCACAGCATTCCAGGGAGCGGATAAATGAGTTAGTGTTGGGGCAGATGAGCAGCATCGTGAATGCTGCTGCTAATAGTGGGTCAAAGGGCACGAGTATTGCAGTGCAACTGCAAACACACTCCAGCCCCTCGGTAACAGCTACACACACTCTCCAAACCCCTTGTTGATCAGAATGCGTCAATATTTTATGAGATAAAGAAGGTGCTTTAgttttcagaggttgttttgtCTCAACATCTTATAACATCTTTATAACACGTTTAGGCCTATGTGGAAGTATATGCTCTTTTTGATTGTTATTCTAGTTTCTCTGATGATTTGAACCTCCGTTGAGGATGTCACAACTTTGATTCGATGACTGCTGTTTTTATCAAACAACTTGTGCCCTGCCTGTCATCTTTGTTTACTGTATGTATGAATGCTGACTTTGGTGTCAGGATGACTTGCCAAAATGTTGCACATAAAATAGATGTGTGCTCGGGCAGGAGAATGGACTGTCTAGCCTTACCCAGGATGATAAAGATACATGTCTCCTATGACTTACTATCCCTCATACACTATTCATGTTTTGTCAGTGATGTCCATCAATACGCTTAAGGTAGATTAGTAGGTCTGCTATTTCTTGTTTCTTATTGAATTATGAAGATAGCCAATGTGAGAAATCTCAATAATATGTAAAATACTAGTTATTAATACAAAGTCTGACACTGCAGTCAGAAACCGAAACATCAGCTTGATTTATTAAACCATTTGTGCAACTCAGCATTCCCGCTACATATTTAAGCTGTTAATGCATTATCTGCTTTCCCATGAATTCAGAGTAAAGTTAACTACAGTGGTTGGACATGTGGTCAAAAGCAGCAGCAAAGCATGTGACTAATGACGAGACAGAAGCCTCAGCAGGAAGGGGATGGCAAATTTATATCTCAAGCTGTTTACCTCTTCTCTGCATGACCTGAATAATGGTCCATGATAGACCCATACAGAAGATGAGTGTAATAGTAATAGTCAGCTTACTTGGTGATCTAACACTTTTGCCTCTTTTCAGGTTGTCAACATGCTGCAGTGAGTGATGCATCAAGTGTTGATATTGATAATGGCCATCTGGGGGGTTCAAGGATGCTCCAAGTCGGAGAGCTGCCCCACGCCTCAGCCCAATTCCACCAGGGACTACTGTTACTCAGCCCGAATTTCCAGCACAGTACTCGTGGGCTTGCCTTTTGGAGGGGTACCAACTGTCCTCGCACTTGATTTTATGTGCTTCTTGGTGAGTACCTTTGTCCATTAAATGAAGTGCCCAGTTACAACAGACGATGAGCGTAGCTTTCCAATAGAGCCTGGCCTTTTTGTTAGTTTGCCTCATGTGTGTCATACAGGTTTCATATCAACATCTGAGCAATgacttaaatgtaaaaaaaaaaaaaacttttgcatCTATGTAGATTTTGTTCAGTAtgtttttgaaatgtaaataaaggaaCTAGAGGTGCTGACAGCCGCTGTTCATTTTGTTCTTCTaggtgctgctgtttgtgttctcCTTCTTGAGAAAAGTAGCATGGGATTATGGGCGCCTCGCTTTGGTGACCGACACTGAAAGGTAATCAGAGTACACAAATCCACACCTCGGTTTTAAGCATCATGCATTGAAAgcaataatattatttatatatacacactatGGTTAAAATGTTATACGTAAACATCACATTGTTATATGTTGTTAATACACTGCAGTGGTTGATGGTCAATATTTGATAGAAAATTTACAATTTGGCACTAAATTACCttccaaaaatattttttacagctAGAACAATtgatttgaacaaatatataattatacagTTGACCCAAACTTTACTCAAGAAGTTGCAGTAGTGCAAAGAAATCCATCTTGGTGTGACCAGTTAAGATTAGTTACACACAGTTGCAGGAGAAAAAAGACATTGCCGTGGGTTTGGCAGCACTTTTTAAAGAGGCAGTGTAAAAGGCAGCAAGTCATGAGCCTGTTCTAAACACAGCCACTGTTAGACATTGATGTGATTTGCTTACAGTTCAAGGGTGTATGGTTTGTCCGCTTAATATCTGGCACTAGCAAGTTAACAATTAAAAATCGTGTAATCTTTTTCCAAGAGTGGAGTTCACTTTGTTTTCTGACAGAAGCAGACATCACATTGATGGGACACCAGACAGGAAGTCGCCATAGGCAGTTTTCCTTTTATTGTCAAAGTTGCTGGCAATTTTCATGCTTTGTTACATGTTTAACAGACAGCTGTTAGAACAAGCCGGAAATGGAGGGAGAAACTCatgattattaaatattaagaatTTTCAAAACCCCCACTGTCATTGCATCTAAGCCACATGGACAGAAGTTCCCCTCTATAAATTAATGACATCCTGACACTGAGGATAATAAGAATTTGATGGCATGTCGTAAGAGTGATAATAAAAATGGAGAATAGATGTGGAAGCGGCTAATGAGACACTCGACCCGTCAACATGGGCTGATACCATTGCTCCTCTTAAACCACTGTATCATGAGATGAAACACAAGGActgatgaaaagagagagagagatcagataTCACTACAGGCCCATTTGACTGTGAATGCTGGAAAGTGCATGACACAGTGCTCCATCACCTACATccccctgctgtgtttgtgtgatgttgCAGATACACTATTTTTTCAGCTGCATGTGAGCCGAGAATGGGGTTGCAGCATGGTGGGAGGATGGGAGGGGGGTGGCAGCATGAGACACTTTTGTATCTGACAGGAAATGTAGTTTATTGTCTCATGGCTCTGCTGACTTAAGGTCATTGTCTGGCTCTTCAATTTTAGTAAAATCTGTAAAGTTAAAGATGCCTTAAGTGAAAATGTGGGCAAGCATCAGAAAGATGGgatataaattaaacaaatataagTTTGTTGTTCAAGCttcataaaagaataaaaggcaCATTATCAAATTGCAGGCCATTTCTTTATATCTGTGTATACAAGGATGAACCTTTTATTGATATTCCACTGGTGTAATATGTATGTCCGTACTGGCCAAAAGGGCTATTATCCCTTAACTGAGCTGAATGgctttgtgttgcttttcatTTTAGACGAATGGATCAGCGGTACAGTCGCCTGGATGAACGGGAATAGTATGTTATTTCTCCGTACAGTAGACTTCCTCTgtcctttcctctttctctaGATAACCTTATAACCCTCATACTGTCCAGGCTGCTGTGGGTTTCAATCTGTTTGTCACTCTTAATGGTTTCgctttttccttccttcttcagGTGTCTGTCAGTGCCCGGCTACTAATCATTCTCCCTCTCCTTGTCATTCTTGTTCTTCTCTTGTCATGtgcctctgtcctctctcaccATTCTAATCAGATCTTGTTTGCTAATCTGTGTATTGACCTCTTTATGAAGCATGGACTTCCTCTGTGTGAGCGCATTGCATGAGCCGCACAGACAAGATGCTTACAGGGAGAGGTAATTCTTCACTGATCTGTGGTTGTTCATAGACAGGCCCTAACATGGTGCACCTACAGTACATCTAGCCTCGTAGAGCTCAGGAATGTAGGAGAGAAGAATTGACTGTGGATTACAGCCACAggctctctcccctcttctttATAGATCTATGTAATGTCATCCTTACATGTTGTACTCACTACACTGAACGAGTGCTGGAATTGCGGCAGAGCCTGGCTAATCTTCATATTTTCCAGTTATGTATAAATTGAACTGACGTGACCTTCCTTAGGGAGTGTTATGAACATGGAATACAGTAAATAATAAGGTTCATCATGTGATCTATCAAAGAGAAGCTGTGGCTCTGCTGGACAAATTCCATACATCTGCCTCTTGATAATCAGTGTTGTTTTCTTGGTGAATCCTCTTTTTTGTAGAGCTATGTCTTTTTAATTACAAACTTACTGGTGGTAATGGTGTATTCAACCTCTAGTAGGCACTAAATAATGCATGAAATGTGGCTGTAGAGAATCTCCCTGTGGTTAACTGGTTTACCAACCTAAATCCTGTTGTGGATCCCACAGGATGACTCTCCTCAGTCCATTTCAgggcgtgtgtgggtgtgttattGTTCTCTCAACTTTTCCATACTGATGGTAATCCCACTTTTCCAAAGTTGTGAACAACTAACATCCCTCGTAGTTCATTCTGATGTTGGGTAGTTGTGTAACATCAGAcaaacactgtgttgtgttgtctgtaTACAGTATGGCCTCTGCGATGACATCAGAGACATCTGAACGCTATGAACGCCTCACGTCAGTTTCCAGCTCTGTGGACATTGATCAGAAAGACCTAGTAAATATGCCATTTCTTATAGAATAAATGTATTCAATCATATAAACACTATATGTTACATGAAAGCTGTTACAACACCTTTAGTTCACTGCTGTCGTCTCTCTTAGGGTTTCTGCTCCTGGCTAACTGCTATCTTCCGCATCAAGTGAGTCTACCTACTAACAGCAAATTGGAAATAAGAGAAATTTGAGTAGCATTGATTTAAAATGGATTGTCTGCTTTGAATTGATCTTAGGTTGCTGATTATATTGGTGTGTTCTCTCTGTAGGGATGAGGAGATACGGGAAAAGTGTGGGGAGGATGCTGTGTATTATTTGTCCTTTCAGCGCCACATCATTGGCCTACTGGTCGTAGTGGGCGTGCTCTCTGTGGGCATCATCTTGCCCGTTAATTTCTCTGGAAATCTACTTGGTGAGTTTATTGAAatagtttagttttttcttttaatcttgTTTGACCAGTTTGCATTGACTTCTATTTAAGcatactttttattttgtgaagtCATTCGGAACTTACTCTACCAAATGTTTTTCTACTCTACCAGTTTAAATCTTGTCCCAAATTCTTAGCTGTATTAAATGCAGTGTAATACAATACTGTGAATAATATTTGTAATATTGTTTTACAGAAAACAACGCCTATAGTTTTGGGCGAACCACTATAGCAAATTTGGATGCCAAGTGAGTAGTACTTATACCCTCACTTAATTTAGCATATACTCAGCTTTACAGCATTTTGTTGCCCTGTTGATTTTAACCATGTCACTAAATCCCTTTTACCCCTTTATTTCCAAAGTAATACACTACTGTGGCTGCATACCACCTTTGCATTCCTCTACCTGTTACTGACAGTGTACAGCATGAGACGGCACACCTCCAAGATGCACTACAAGGAGGATGACCTGGTCAGTGGCATACTTTCAGAAAATCCTCTCTTTGCCCACATACGTCTGAATGTTGTTGCTAATTACTTTCCTTTGTTTCCGTGCAGGTGAAACGCACCTTATTTGTCAATGGAATCTCCAAATATGCAGAGGAGAGTGAGATAAAGCAGCACTTTGAGTAAGCTCACCTCAGGACCTCTCTCGCTTCTGTCCTGCTTCCACGGATATTATACCACTATAAATCTGTCCAGTATAAATCTGTCTGTTCGTCAAAGTAGTCCATCATCATGGGTTAAAGCTGTGCAGTAACTGTAATAGGATGTATGAGAGCCGTGCCTTTCCCTGTTAAGAACAGTTGTTTTGTCCTCAGCCTTATGGCCAGGATCAGACAATGACTGGCCTATATGTGTAATTGTCCATAATAGAAGCCAGatgagcaggattatgcaagTCATGTGTCAAGACCGGAGGGGGTGTTGGCTCAACTCCTACTCAGCCAAATAGTATTAACAAAAATTGTATATTTGCTCCTGCACTCCTACACGTTTTagtacacacaaatacaccatcaaacacccccccacccttccTAAAACCTTGTAGTGACAGCCTGTTACTATTTGTGGTGATGTTATAACTTGGTGTCACATGAGAGATGTCATGTATGGTAAATACACAGATCTTGTTATTAGGAATGCCTAATTAATACACACTGTGTACATTTGTGATTCTGTAAATGTGTccactctctcactttctctccttttgTATGTCTTTCATAGGCAAGCATATGAAAATTGTATCGTATTGGAAGCTCGAATCTGTTACAATGTGGCCAGACTGATGAATCTCAACTCTGATcggtaaaacattttttgtgtgtgcgtgttttatcttgttttaaataatttcttatttgctcacatatttaaattttgtGTATACAGAAAGAAGGCAGAGCGCAACAAGAAGTTCTTTATCGACCTGCATGAAAAGGAGAACATAACTACCATGGTCAACCCAAAGCCCTGTGGCCACCTTTGCTGTTGCATCATCAAAGGCTGTGAGCAGGTCAGAATAACATGTTGCAGGTTTATCTAAAAAATAACACACTCCTTAAACTTGTTTTCACCATATTTCATtgaaagataagaaaaacatttatctaATTTTAGATTTGTGAATAAGCTATGTGACATAATCTGGTATTTTAATCCTTCAATAATCAAAGTTATCCTATGCACTCCCTATACCATAGTctgagtgaaaaatgatatTATAATACATGATgaattggttttattttctgaTTCAATTGAGCATAAACAAAGAATTTCTTTTGTCATCGTTTTCAATGCCAAAAAAGTTGTGTCCAATACAGAATCATACTATGTGTTGGATCAGTTACCCCCAGGATGTGACAAAAAAATAGATAACAAGAactaatcaaacattttaaactaaacaaattgGAGCAAATGATGAAATAATATGAGGAATATACAACTAGAGGGGGCAAGGGGGCAGAGTAAATCATATCCATACACAACTATATATAACTTCTTTTATAGTGTGTTTgacctttttatatatttgttaaatGGAGACATTTTGAAGCACTCCACAAAACATTTGCATTGACTTCTGATGGCTATGATATTATGAACCATAACTTCAGTAAGCTTGTTGTTCAACATGACTGCCGCAATTTCACATTATTGAACTTGTGTTCTGCTCTCTGTTTAACTAGCTTCTTATTGTGGGCCAACTGATACTTATATCATATAAATAATCACCAAATTAACTTATTTCTAAAAAGTTATCAAGTAATTCCAGAGGCTTTTGAGTATTACAGATGTTAATCTACTTAAGgttgtgttattatttacaTTCTGTAATTGTATTGTCTTAACTTAAGCTATTACATATAAAGCTGCAAATTAAAGGttgacatttactgtatattatatattaatagcTTGTCGTCTTGTTTCCTGTGTATTAACTGAGCTTCATCATTTGTGTATGGGCAACTAGGATTAAagtaagaaaacaaacacaaacatcacagactCTTGACTGTATTCTTGTGTCCTTGGCAGGAAGAGGCAGTGAGTTACTACACCAAGTTGGAGGGACAACTAAAAGAAGACtacaggaaggagagagagaaggtcaaCAGGAAACCTTTAGGAATGGCCTTTGTCACTTTTCAGAATGAGTCCATAACTGCCATGTAAGTACATTGGAGCATGTTGAAATAATGGAATGTGTACCTTTGGAGATTGTTTTTGAATTACATGGCTCTTGTCCCTCCTCCACATCTATGTTTTCAGTATTTCGAAGGACTTTAATGCTTGCAAGTGTCAGGGCTGTCACTGTCGTCAGGAGCCCAAGATCTCTCAGTTCAGTGtcaagctacacacacacaactggacTGTCGGCTATGCCCCAGATCCACAGAATGTCTACTGGTAAGAACACTTTCAAGTCTCATATTCTTTCATTTATCCATGTATCATAATTATAGTGACCATTATCACGGTATTGTTAAAATGTGCTGAAAATGTTAATAATGCCCCTGATACACTGATGTTATTTCATTCATGTTATAATTACTAAttactagtgcagtgcctgttccaAACTTGCCTGTTTTCAAATGAGGCCGTATGTATGTGGGGAGGCTgattgctgttttctttctgaaaccgtAAAGTGAAGTATAATTGAGCGTCGG
Proteins encoded in this window:
- the LOC128453901 gene encoding CSC1-like protein 2, producing MHQVLILIMAIWGVQGCSKSESCPTPQPNSTRDYCYSARISSTVLVGLPFGGVPTVLALDFMCFLVLLFVFSFLRKVAWDYGRLALVTDTERRMDQRYSRLDEREYMASAMTSETSERYERLTSVSSSVDIDQKDLGFCSWLTAIFRIKDEEIREKCGEDAVYYLSFQRHIIGLLVVVGVLSVGIILPVNFSGNLLENNAYSFGRTTIANLDANNTLLWLHTTFAFLYLLLTVYSMRRHTSKMHYKEDDLVKRTLFVNGISKYAEESEIKQHFEQAYENCIVLEARICYNVARLMNLNSDRKKAERNKKFFIDLHEKENITTMVNPKPCGHLCCCIIKGCEQEEAVSYYTKLEGQLKEDYRKEREKVNRKPLGMAFVTFQNESITAIISKDFNACKCQGCHCRQEPKISQFSVKLHTHNWTVGYAPDPQNVYWEHLSVGGFPWWIRFFIINCVLFLLLFFLTTPAIIISTMDKFNVTKPVEYLNNPIVTQFFPTLLLWSFSALLPTIVYYSAFFEAHWTRSGENRTTMHKCYSFLIFMVLLLPSLGLSSLDVFFRWLFDKSFLADAAVRFECVFLPDNGAFFVNYVIASAFIGNAMDLLRIPGLLMYMIRLCLARSAAERRNVKRHQAYEFQFGAAYAWMMCIFTVVMAYSITCPIIVPFGLMYMLLKHLADRYNMYYAYLPSKLDKKIHSGAVNQVVAAPILCLFWLLFFSTVRSGFSAATSMFTFIVLIITIIVCLSHVCFGHFKYLSAHNYKIDSEDIDGVENGRPPCTSTANKAAQMYIAQVLQDPNSEEAGSGSGDDGQGSSQDEEIINVENGLNEDFQSGEDSLIDNEVRH